A window of the Vigna angularis cultivar LongXiaoDou No.4 chromosome 3, ASM1680809v1, whole genome shotgun sequence genome harbors these coding sequences:
- the LOC108325705 gene encoding protein HOTHEAD codes for MGWTLDKFIWALLVECILLSGLSHSGKASKYAFVREATSAPPFLSYDYIVIGGGTSGCPLAATLSQGARVLVLERGGSPYTNPERIHLKNFVNSLADISPSSFSQPFISTDGVLNARARVLGGGSVLNAGFYSRASSDYIRISGWNESLAEESYKWVEKKVVFEPPMLQWQSAVRDGLLEVGVLPYNEFTYDHLNGTKIGGTIFDKKGNRHTAADLLEYADPKNISVYLHATVQKILFRYNTGKRRPEAYGVIFIDAMGVMHRAYLNRKGKNEIILSAGAIGSPQLLMLSGIGSAKHLQAHGITVVLDRPWVGQDMADNPMNVLVVPSPLPVEVSLVQTVGITKSGSFIETGSGLSLGPSWSERLQKIFEFVSNQSGQPSTFSSENTQRVADLVRFLTGPTLKGGIIIEKITGPRSTGHLELITTNPSDNPSVTFNYFKDPEDLRICVEGMKTIIDVVNSKALSKFRYPNLPVQALLNLMLLIPMNLRPKHVNTAYSLQQYCIDTVLTIWHYHGGCLTGKVVDHDYKVIGVEALRVIDGSTFYRSPGTNPQATVMMLGRYMGEQIINKRFSG; via the exons ATGGGTTGGACGTTGGATAAATTTATATGGGCACTTCTTGTTGAGTGCATATTGCTTTCTGGTTTATCTCATTCTGGTAAAG CTTCAAAGTACGCATTTGTAAGAGAAGCAACATCTGCTCCACCATTCTTGTCTTATGACTACATTGTCATTGGTGGAGGAACAAGTGGGTGTCCCCTTGCAGCAACTCTCTCACAGGGTGCAAGAGTTTTAGTCCTTGAAAGAGGAGGTTCTCCTTACACAAACCCAGAGCGAATCCACCTAAAGAACTTTGTCAATTCCCTCGCTGACATAAGCCCTTCATCTTTTTCCCAACCGTTCATATCCACAGATGGGGTCCTCAATGCCAGGGCTCGTGTTCTGGGTGGTGGCTCGGTGTTGAATGCAGGCTTCTATTCAAGGGCTAGCTCTGACTACATAAGGATTTCTGGTTGGAATGAGTCTTTGGCTGAGGAATCGTATAAATGGGTTGAAAAGAAAGTGGTTTTTGAGCCCCCTATGCTGCAGTGGCAGTCAGCAGTGAGAGATGGGTTGCTGGAAGTAGGCGTGTTGCCTTATAATGAATTTACTTATGATCACTTAAATGGGACGAAGATTGGAGGGACAATTTTTGATAAGAAGGGTAACAGGCACACTGCAGCTGATTTGTTAGAGTATGCTGATCCCAAGAACATTTCTGTTTATCTCCATGCCACAGTGCAGAAGATACTATTTAGATATAACACAG GAAAAAGAAGACCAGAAGCTTATGGAGTAATATTCATAGATGCAATGGGAGTGATGCATAGAGCATACTTAAACAGAAAAGGAAAGAATGAGATAATCTTATCAGCTGGGGCAATTGGAAGCCCACAGTTGTTGATGCTGAGTGGGATTGGTTCTGCTAAACATCTGCAGGCTCATGGAATCACGGTGGTTTTGGATCGGCCCTGGGTGGGTCAAGACATGGCAGATAATCCAATGAACGTTCTGGTGGTTCCTTCCCCTTTGCCTGTTGAAGTCTCTCTGGTCCAAACAGTGGGCATCACAAAGTCTGGTAGCTTCATTGAAACAGGCAGTGGATTAAGTTTGGGCCCTTCTTGGTCTGAAAGACTTCAAAAGATTTTTGAATTTGTGTCAAACCAG TCTGGTCAGCCTTCGACGTTTTCCTCAGAAAACACGCAGAGGGTTGCAGACTTGGTTAGATTTTTAACGGGTCCAACTCTGAAAGGAGGAATCATTATTGAAAAGATCACAGGACCACGATCCACAGGTCATTTGGAGCTCATAACCACAAATCCTAGTGATAATCCATCAGTTACCTTTAATTATTTCAAGGATCCAGAGGATTTGAGAATCTGTGTTGAAGGCATGAAAACCATCATTGATGTGGTAAACTCAAAAGCATTATCAAAGTTCCGGTACCCCAACTTGCCAGTCCAAGCTCTATTGAACTTGATGTTGCTGATACCAATGAACTTGAGGCCAAAACATGTCAATACTGCTTATTCTTTACAACAGTATTGCATAGACACTGTGCTAACAATTTGGCATTACCATGGAGGGTGCCTCACTGGTAAAGTTGTTGATCATGATTATAAGGTTATTGGGGTCGAAGCTCTGAGGGTAATTGATGGATCCACCTTTTATCGCTCACCTGGAACTAATCCTCAAGCCACTGTCATGATGCTTGGAAG GTATATGGGAGaacaaattataaacaaaagaTTCTCCGGTTGA